A single window of Desulfobulbaceae bacterium DNA harbors:
- a CDS encoding HAMP domain-containing protein yields MKIGISHRLFLAILAAAALSVTAMFGIMQWSIDRGFLRYVNNLEQMQLNLIADELEADYAQEGSWDFVRNDRGYWRRLLMTTMPTLECPPQGPPPPSQNPILGQDCAIDRHHGSPSMQESRHFVMRLLVRDTLKNTLIGPNLIPPQTILLPLHFQGKTIGHLGLLPLADLTETQELRFLKEQKLTLGLVALTVVLVAAALAFPLAGRLVRPIKTLTLAARKMAAGEFTTRVEVTSSDELGQLAQDFNLLALTLDKNEKTRRQWVADISHELRTPLAVLRAEIEALQDGVRPTTQDSIRSLHGEVLRLNRLVDDLYQLSLSDLGGLTYRKEPVNLADIVHDALSVYRFKFNDKGITLTPLPSINQKIRVFGDPERLQQLFANLLDNSVKYTDSGGSLAISLTQQDGKAVIDFQDSAPGVSESKLDRLFERLYRVESSRNRKEGGAGLGLAICKNIVEGHAGAITAQPSPLGGVWIRITLPLGGFS; encoded by the coding sequence ATGAAGATTGGAATAAGCCATCGCCTATTTTTGGCAATCTTAGCAGCAGCAGCCCTCTCGGTCACCGCCATGTTTGGCATCATGCAATGGAGCATTGATCGGGGATTCCTACGCTATGTCAACAACCTGGAGCAGATGCAACTCAACCTGATTGCCGACGAACTGGAAGCAGATTACGCCCAAGAAGGTTCCTGGGATTTTGTGCGCAACGACCGCGGTTACTGGCGTAGGCTGCTGATGACAACCATGCCGACCCTGGAGTGCCCCCCGCAAGGCCCACCGCCACCGTCCCAAAATCCAATCCTGGGTCAGGACTGCGCCATTGACCGTCACCATGGCAGTCCCTCGATGCAGGAGAGCCGTCACTTTGTCATGCGCCTGCTGGTTCGCGACACCCTCAAAAACACTCTGATTGGTCCTAATCTGATTCCCCCTCAAACCATTCTCCTCCCCTTGCACTTCCAAGGAAAGACCATCGGGCATCTCGGGTTGCTCCCCTTAGCCGATCTCACTGAGACCCAAGAACTCCGTTTCCTCAAAGAGCAAAAGCTCACTCTTGGCCTGGTGGCCCTGACCGTGGTATTAGTGGCGGCAGCACTTGCCTTCCCGCTGGCTGGCCGCCTGGTTCGACCCATCAAAACACTTACCCTTGCCGCCAGAAAGATGGCGGCCGGAGAGTTCACCACCCGGGTTGAAGTCACCTCATCTGACGAACTTGGCCAGCTCGCCCAAGACTTCAACCTCCTCGCCCTGACCCTTGATAAAAATGAAAAAACCCGGAGACAGTGGGTAGCGGACATCTCCCATGAGTTGAGAACACCGCTTGCCGTCCTGCGGGCTGAGATTGAAGCGCTTCAGGATGGTGTCCGCCCCACCACCCAAGACTCCATCCGCTCCCTGCACGGAGAAGTCCTGCGCCTAAATCGGCTGGTTGACGACCTCTATCAATTGTCATTGTCGGACCTAGGCGGACTCACGTATCGCAAAGAGCCAGTAAACCTTGCAGACATCGTCCACGATGCCCTATCCGTCTACCGGTTCAAATTTAACGATAAAGGCATTACGCTCACCCCCCTGCCGTCCATCAATCAAAAAATACGCGTGTTTGGCGACCCGGAACGACTGCAACAACTGTTCGCCAACCTCCTAGACAATAGCGTAAAATATACCGACAGCGGTGGCTCCCTTGCTATCAGCCTGACTCAGCAAGACGGCAAAGCGGTGATCGACTTTCAAGACAGCGCCCCGGGGGTATCGGAGTCAAAACTTGACCGACTCTTCGAAAGACTCTACCGGGTCGAATCATCTCGTAACCGCAAAGAGGGAGGCGCAGGCTTAGGGCTTGCCATCTGCAAAAATATTGTTGAAGGCCATGCCGGAGCCATCACCGCACAACCATCACCTCTTGGCGGGGTGTGGATCAGAATAACGCTGCCTTTAGGAGGTTTTTCATGA
- a CDS encoding PilZ domain-containing protein, whose protein sequence is MYEAVNRRKSVRFTDRVLLSVNPVPPEKLQTITEDFHNGISVYSQEELVEIQMFIGAQSSLAKLREKNEDLADFLQHLDNKMSLLLRQFQSNKSPLDDLIMQKANLSADGIAYNSVTPAKIGDTLEIHIVFLPGYSYVYCFGKVVSCNTIAVDETENNNQYKIALEYTLLMEDDREKIIQHNFKQQNLALRNRRLTS, encoded by the coding sequence ATGTACGAGGCTGTAAATCGCAGAAAATCGGTTCGTTTCACAGACAGAGTACTCTTGTCCGTCAATCCCGTGCCCCCAGAAAAGCTTCAAACCATCACTGAAGATTTTCATAACGGGATTTCGGTATACAGCCAGGAAGAACTTGTGGAAATCCAGATGTTTATTGGCGCCCAGAGTTCACTGGCCAAGCTGCGGGAAAAAAACGAAGATCTCGCCGATTTTTTGCAACACCTTGACAACAAGATGAGCCTGCTGCTACGCCAATTTCAATCTAACAAGAGCCCACTGGATGACCTGATCATGCAGAAAGCCAACCTCAGCGCCGACGGTATCGCATACAACAGCGTAACACCTGCCAAGATCGGCGACACCCTGGAAATCCATATTGTGTTCCTTCCAGGCTATAGTTATGTCTACTGCTTCGGCAAGGTGGTATCCTGCAATACCATTGCAGTCGATGAAACAGAGAATAACAATCAATACAAGATTGCCCTCGAATACACACTACTCATGGAAGATGATCGAGAAAAAATCATCCAGCACAATTTCAAGCAGCAAAACCTGGCGTTACGTAACCGACGATTGACCTCCTGA
- a CDS encoding OmpA family protein produces MAEDPPKQKKCPAGAPLWMCTFADMMSLLLCFFIILLSFSNMDEPSFVKLSGTMKDAFGAQKKKQITESSGELMISPSFESVPFDPRIELEEIIEQFAPANQVELAETSEGMVIRIKEQLAFDSGKAEIKPQFVELLDKIGKFVLTSEAETKVNGHTDNVIPQANTGFKNNWELSSARAVTVVEYWQKKFTIPSGQLIAAGLADGKPIISNITEEGRAKNRRVEFIIKLAKDGKAFSGIEELTK; encoded by the coding sequence ATGGCTGAAGATCCACCAAAACAAAAAAAATGCCCGGCAGGTGCGCCCCTCTGGATGTGCACCTTTGCCGACATGATGTCGCTGTTGCTGTGCTTTTTCATCATCCTTCTCTCCTTCTCCAACATGGATGAGCCCAGTTTTGTAAAACTGAGCGGAACCATGAAAGATGCTTTCGGAGCACAGAAAAAAAAGCAGATCACAGAAAGTTCCGGCGAGTTGATGATTTCTCCTAGTTTCGAGTCAGTTCCCTTTGATCCACGAATAGAACTTGAGGAAATTATTGAACAATTTGCTCCAGCCAACCAGGTTGAACTTGCCGAGACCTCCGAAGGCATGGTCATCCGGATTAAGGAACAACTGGCGTTTGATTCCGGCAAGGCCGAGATCAAACCGCAGTTTGTCGAGCTTTTGGACAAGATTGGTAAATTTGTTCTCACTTCAGAAGCCGAGACCAAAGTGAACGGCCATACCGACAACGTCATCCCCCAGGCAAACACCGGCTTTAAAAACAACTGGGAACTCTCTTCTGCGCGGGCTGTGACTGTGGTTGAGTACTGGCAAAAGAAATTTACCATCCCTTCGGGGCAACTTATTGCAGCAGGGCTTGCTGATGGCAAACCCATTATCAGCAACATAACAGAAGAGGGAAGAGCAAAAAACCGGCGGGTGGAATTTATCATCAAGCTCGCCAAGGATGGCAAGGCTTTTTCCGGAATCGAAGAACTTACGAAATAA
- a CDS encoding flagellar motor protein PomA (Homologous to MotA in E. coli and Salmonella. With PomB forms the ion channels that couple flagellar rotation to sodium motive force across the membrane and forms the stator elements of the rotary flagellar machine.), whose translation MDIATVIGVVFGSVILAAAIVLGGKVSLFIDIPSIFIVGGGIIATAFIRFSMSDVINAVKVSLNAFFIKASIPHEVIKEIINLANIARKNGIIVLEKEPIKDPFLKKAIMYCVDGHDADFIEEVLRKEVNLAMERHEVGVSLFKSMGDSGPAFGMIGTLVGLVQMLANMSDAASVGPAMAVALLTTMYGAVAANLFFIPLGDKLGLRSQEEERTGKLIIEGVLGIQKGLNPRLMEEFLETFLPPKDRKSGEK comes from the coding sequence ATGGATATCGCTACCGTCATAGGTGTTGTCTTTGGCTCCGTAATCCTGGCAGCGGCTATCGTGCTGGGAGGAAAAGTCAGTCTCTTTATTGACATCCCCTCAATTTTCATTGTTGGAGGGGGCATCATTGCCACTGCCTTTATCCGCTTCAGCATGTCCGATGTCATCAATGCGGTCAAAGTATCTCTCAATGCCTTTTTCATTAAGGCGAGCATTCCCCACGAAGTAATCAAGGAAATCATCAACCTCGCCAATATCGCTCGAAAGAATGGCATCATTGTTCTCGAAAAGGAGCCCATCAAAGATCCTTTTCTGAAAAAAGCGATCATGTACTGCGTGGACGGACACGACGCGGATTTCATCGAAGAAGTGTTACGAAAAGAGGTGAACCTGGCGATGGAACGCCATGAGGTCGGGGTGTCTCTGTTTAAAAGCATGGGTGATTCAGGCCCGGCGTTTGGCATGATCGGCACCCTGGTCGGATTGGTGCAGATGCTGGCCAACATGAGCGATGCCGCCTCTGTTGGCCCGGCCATGGCGGTTGCCCTGCTGACCACCATGTACGGCGCAGTAGCGGCAAACCTGTTCTTCATCCCCCTTGGTGACAAACTCGGTCTTCGCAGTCAAGAGGAGGAGCGAACCGGCAAACTCATTATTGAAGGTGTTCTTGGGATTCAAAAAGGCCTGAATCCAAGACTGATGGAGGAATTTCTGGAAACCTTTCTCCCCCCCAAAGATCGCAAGTCAGGCGAGAAGTAG